Proteins from a genomic interval of Pseudomonas asplenii:
- the thiC gene encoding phosphomethylpyrimidine synthase ThiC has protein sequence MSTKLKDAANLSDSAKVDEQSVQPFPRSQKIYVQGSRPDIRVPMREISLDVTPTDFGGEINAPVLVYDTSGPYTDPSVTIDVRQGLADVRSPWIDSRGDTERLAGLSSNFGQQRLADPELTKLRFAHVNNPRRAKAGANVTQMHYARQGIITAEMEYVAIRENLKLQEARAAGLLKQQHAGHSFGASIPKEITPEFVREEIARGRAIIPANINHVELEPMIIGRNFLVKINGNIGNSALGSSIEEEVAKLTWGIRWGSDTVMDLSTGKHIHETREWIIRNSPVPIGTVPIYQALEKVNGVAEDLTWELFRDTLIEQAEQGVDYFTIHAGVLLRYVPLTAKRVTGIVSRGGSIMAKWCLAHHKENFLYTHFDEICEIMKAYDVSFSLGDGLRPGSIADANDEAQFGELETLGELTKIAWKHDVQCMIEGPGHVPMQLIKENMDKQLECCDEAPFYTLGPLTTDIAPGYDHITSGIGAAMIGWFGCAMLCYVTPKEHLGLPNKDDVKTGIITYKIAAHAADLAKGHPGAQIRDNALSKARFEFRWEDQFNLGLDPDTARAFHDETLPKDSAKVAHFCSMCGPKFCSMKITQEVRDYAANQRIAAVDAEAAQGMAEQAERFKREGSQLYQKV, from the coding sequence ATGAGTACAAAATTAAAAGACGCCGCGAACCTCAGCGATTCGGCCAAGGTCGACGAGCAGTCGGTACAGCCCTTTCCCCGCTCGCAAAAAATCTACGTCCAGGGTTCGCGCCCGGACATCCGCGTGCCCATGCGTGAAATCAGCCTGGACGTGACCCCGACCGATTTCGGCGGCGAGATCAATGCGCCGGTGCTGGTCTACGATACTTCCGGTCCGTACACCGATCCGAGCGTGACCATCGACGTGCGCCAGGGCCTGGCCGATGTCCGCTCGCCGTGGATCGACAGCCGTGGCGACACCGAGCGCCTGGCCGGTCTGAGTTCCAACTTCGGCCAGCAGCGCCTGGCGGACCCGGAACTGACCAAACTGCGCTTCGCCCACGTCAACAACCCACGCCGGGCCAAGGCCGGGGCGAATGTCACCCAGATGCACTATGCCCGCCAGGGCATCATCACCGCCGAGATGGAATACGTCGCCATCCGTGAGAACCTCAAGTTGCAGGAAGCCCGTGCTGCGGGTCTGCTCAAGCAACAGCACGCGGGTCACAGTTTTGGCGCGAGCATCCCGAAAGAGATCACGCCGGAATTCGTCCGCGAGGAAATCGCCCGCGGCCGGGCGATCATCCCGGCGAACATCAACCACGTGGAGCTGGAGCCGATGATCATCGGCCGCAACTTCCTGGTGAAGATCAACGGCAACATCGGCAACAGCGCCCTCGGATCCTCCATCGAGGAAGAAGTGGCCAAGCTGACGTGGGGCATTCGCTGGGGTTCGGACACGGTCATGGACCTGTCCACCGGCAAGCACATCCATGAAACCCGCGAGTGGATCATCCGCAACTCGCCGGTACCGATCGGCACCGTGCCGATCTACCAGGCCCTGGAGAAGGTCAACGGCGTGGCCGAGGACCTGACGTGGGAGCTGTTCCGCGACACCCTGATCGAACAGGCCGAGCAGGGCGTCGATTACTTCACTATCCATGCCGGCGTGCTGCTGCGTTATGTGCCGCTGACTGCCAAGCGGGTCACCGGGATCGTCTCCCGTGGCGGTTCGATCATGGCCAAGTGGTGCCTGGCGCACCACAAGGAAAACTTCCTCTACACCCATTTCGATGAAATCTGCGAAATCATGAAGGCCTACGACGTCAGCTTCTCGCTGGGCGACGGCCTGCGTCCGGGCTCGATTGCCGACGCCAACGACGAAGCGCAGTTCGGCGAACTGGAAACCCTCGGCGAACTGACCAAGATCGCCTGGAAGCATGATGTGCAGTGCATGATCGAAGGCCCGGGCCACGTGCCGATGCAGTTGATCAAGGAGAACATGGACAAGCAGCTGGAATGCTGCGACGAGGCGCCGTTCTACACCCTCGGCCCGCTGACCACCGACATCGCCCCGGGTTACGACCACATCACTTCCGGCATCGGCGCGGCGATGATCGGCTGGTTCGGTTGCGCCATGCTCTGCTACGTCACGCCCAAGGAACACCTGGGCCTGCCGAACAAGGATGACGTGAAGACCGGGATCATCACCTACAAGATCGCCGCCCATGCGGCTGACCTCGCCAAGGGCCATCCGGGCGCACAGATCCGTGACAACGCCTTGAGCAAGGCGCGCTTCGAGTTCCGTTGGGAGGACCAGTTCAACCTGGGCCTGGACCCGGACACCGCGCGGGCGTTCCACGATGAGACCCTGCCCAAGGACTCGGCCAAGGTCGCGCATTTCTGCTCCATGTGCGGACCGAAGTTCTGCTCGATGAAGATCACCCAGGAAGTCCGCGACTATGCCGCCAACCAGCGGATCGCGGCGGTCGACGCGGAGGCGGCCCAGGGCATGGCGGAGCAGGCCGAGCGCTTCAAGCGCGAAGGCAGCCAGTTGTACCAGAAAGTCTGA
- a CDS encoding TolC family outer membrane protein, whose amino-acid sequence MLRKLSLALAVSCATNGLVWAAEAPLSTKTDLVSVYQEALDNNADLAAARADYDARKEVVPQARAGLLPNLSAGASSNNVHTSIDRPSVTTSRSANVYQATLSQPIFRADRWFQFQAAKDVNEQAALQLSATEQNLILQSAESYFAVLRAQDTLASTKAEEAAFKRQLDQSNERFDVGLSDKTDVLQSQASYDTSRANRIAAQRQVEDAFEALITLTNRQYNSIQGIVHSLPVLAPTPNDAKAWVDTAARQNLNLLASNYAVSAAEETLKQRKAGHAPTLDAVAQYQTGDNDGFGLTNPNNLGQNYGGPVKQTTVGLQLNIPLYSGGLTSSQVRESYSRLSQTEQQREALRRQVVENTRNLHRAVNTDVEQVQARKQSIISNQSALEATEIGYQVGTRNIVDVLDAQRQLYTSVRDYNNTRYDYILDNLRLKQAAGTLSPEDLSALSRYLKADYNPDKDFLPPDLAKAAAANLKTPSQR is encoded by the coding sequence ATGCTGCGCAAATTATCACTGGCCCTGGCCGTGTCTTGTGCGACCAACGGACTGGTCTGGGCAGCTGAAGCGCCCTTGTCGACCAAAACCGACCTGGTCAGCGTCTACCAGGAAGCCCTGGACAACAATGCCGATCTGGCCGCCGCCCGCGCCGATTACGACGCGCGCAAGGAAGTCGTGCCCCAGGCCCGCGCCGGGCTGCTGCCGAATCTTTCGGCCGGCGCCAGCAGCAACAACGTCCACACCTCGATCGACCGGCCTTCGGTCACCACGAGCCGCAGCGCCAACGTCTACCAGGCGACCCTGAGCCAGCCCATCTTCCGCGCCGACCGCTGGTTCCAGTTCCAGGCCGCCAAGGACGTCAACGAACAGGCGGCCCTGCAACTCTCGGCCACCGAACAGAACCTGATCCTGCAAAGTGCCGAAAGCTACTTCGCGGTGCTGCGCGCCCAGGACACCCTGGCCTCGACCAAGGCCGAAGAAGCGGCGTTCAAACGCCAGCTCGACCAGTCCAACGAGCGCTTCGATGTCGGCCTCTCGGACAAGACCGACGTCCTGCAATCCCAGGCCAGCTACGACACCTCGCGGGCCAACCGCATCGCCGCGCAGCGCCAGGTCGAGGACGCGTTCGAAGCGCTGATCACCCTGACCAACCGTCAGTACAACTCGATCCAGGGCATCGTCCACAGCCTGCCAGTACTGGCCCCGACGCCCAATGACGCCAAGGCCTGGGTTGATACTGCCGCCCGGCAGAACCTGAACCTGCTGGCCAGCAACTATGCGGTCAGCGCCGCCGAGGAAACCCTCAAGCAGCGCAAGGCCGGCCATGCCCCGACCCTTGATGCCGTCGCCCAGTACCAGACCGGCGACAATGATGGTTTCGGCCTGACCAACCCCAATAATCTGGGGCAGAACTATGGCGGCCCGGTGAAACAGACCACCGTCGGCCTGCAATTGAATATCCCGCTGTACAGCGGTGGCCTGACCAGCTCGCAGGTACGCGAATCCTATTCGCGCCTGAGCCAGACCGAACAGCAGCGTGAGGCCCTGCGTCGACAGGTGGTGGAAAACACCCGCAACCTGCATCGTGCGGTGAACACCGATGTCGAACAGGTCCAGGCCCGCAAGCAGTCGATCATCTCCAACCAGAGTGCGCTGGAGGCGACCGAGATCGGCTATCAGGTGGGCACGCGCAATATCGTCGATGTGCTTGATGCCCAGCGCCAGCTGTACACCTCGGTGCGCGACTACAACAACACCCGCTACGACTACATTCTCGACAACCTGCGGCTGAAACAGGCGGCGGGGACCCTGAGCCCGGAAGACCTGAGCGCCCTGTCACGCTACTTGAAGGCCGACTACAACCCGGACAAGGACTTCCTGCCACCGGACCTGGCGAAGGCCGCAGCGGCCAACCTCAAGACGCCTTCGCAACGCTGA
- the waaA gene encoding lipid IV(A) 3-deoxy-D-manno-octulosonic acid transferase, translated as MNRTLYTLLFHLGLPLVAVRLWLRARKAPAYARRIAERFACGLPPMRPHGIWVHAVSLGESIAAAPMIRALLAQYPELPITVTCMTPTGSERIQALFANEPRIQHCYLPYDLPWAAARFLDRVQPRLAVIMETELWPNHIHQCARRGIPVALANARLSARSAKGYARFARLTRPMLEEMSLIAVQTEAEAERFRQLGARPETVEVTGSIKFDLSIDPQLLARAAALREQWQAQQRPVWIAASTHEGEDEVVLAAHRQLLGNYPDALLILVPRHPERFNSVFELCRQQGFTTVRRSTAEPVGAKDSVLLGDTMGELLFLYALADSAFVGGSLVPNGGHNVLEPAALCKPVLSGPHLFNFLEIAALMREAGALQEVDDAEGLAVAVQRLFELPQDARRMGEAGLKVMQANQGALQRLLDGLGRLLSEAR; from the coding sequence ATGAATAGAACTCTCTATACCTTGCTGTTTCACCTGGGGCTGCCGCTGGTGGCAGTGCGTCTGTGGCTGCGGGCGCGCAAGGCGCCGGCCTATGCACGACGGATCGCCGAGCGTTTTGCGTGTGGCTTGCCACCGATGCGGCCGCACGGGATCTGGGTGCATGCGGTCTCGCTGGGCGAGAGCATCGCCGCCGCACCGATGATCCGGGCGCTGCTGGCGCAGTATCCCGAATTGCCGATCACCGTGACTTGCATGACGCCCACCGGCTCGGAGCGGATCCAGGCGCTGTTCGCCAACGAGCCGCGCATCCAGCATTGCTACCTGCCTTACGACCTGCCCTGGGCGGCGGCGCGTTTTCTTGACCGCGTGCAGCCGCGTCTCGCGGTGATCATGGAAACCGAGTTGTGGCCCAACCATATTCATCAATGCGCCCGGCGCGGGATTCCGGTGGCCTTGGCCAATGCGCGGCTGTCGGCGCGCTCGGCCAAGGGGTATGCGCGGTTTGCCCGGCTGACGCGGCCAATGCTGGAAGAAATGAGCCTGATCGCAGTGCAGACCGAAGCCGAGGCCGAGCGTTTCCGGCAATTGGGTGCACGGCCCGAGACCGTCGAGGTCACCGGCTCGATCAAGTTCGACCTGAGTATCGACCCGCAACTGTTGGCCCGGGCCGCCGCGCTGCGCGAGCAGTGGCAGGCGCAGCAACGCCCGGTGTGGATTGCCGCGAGTACCCACGAAGGCGAGGACGAGGTAGTCCTGGCGGCGCATCGGCAATTGCTGGGCAATTACCCGGATGCGTTGCTGATCCTGGTGCCGCGTCACCCCGAACGGTTCAACAGTGTCTTCGAACTCTGCCGTCAGCAAGGTTTCACCACAGTCCGACGCTCGACCGCTGAGCCGGTTGGGGCGAAGGATTCGGTGTTGCTCGGCGACACCATGGGCGAGTTGCTGTTCCTCTATGCCCTGGCCGACAGTGCCTTCGTCGGCGGCAGCCTGGTACCCAATGGCGGGCACAACGTGCTGGAACCGGCGGCCCTGTGCAAACCGGTCCTGAGTGGTCCGCACCTGTTCAATTTCCTCGAGATCGCCGCGTTGATGCGCGAGGCTGGCGCGTTGCAGGAAGTCGACGATGCCGAGGGGCTGGCGGTGGCGGTTCAGCGCCTGTTCGAGCTGCCCCAGGATGCGCGCAGGATGGGCGAGGCGGGGCTGAAGGTGATGCAGGCCAACCAGGGCGCCTTGCAGCGACTGCTGGATGGGTTGGGGCGTTTGCTGTCAGAGGCACGCTGA
- a CDS encoding LysR family transcriptional regulator: protein MQWNLEQMRLFVSVAEQRSFSAVARHQRKAQSAISSAIALLEEDLGVVLFERSSGRQPRLTEAGESLLEEAREVLRQCERLNGRALALVRGQEACLRLAQDEAMPYQPVIDSLEALANRFPSLEVQLTSAAQGDVARKLVERRADLGLLFYHDQIPEALERRVLGSIEMVTVCGVGHPMADWTRVNCQQLAQHRQLLMSTQSSAYPGSEAASPQVWRADSFYVMAEWLIRGLGWAWLPRHVVQYPTYQGQMVELISEWTPPALVVELVWRRDEPLGPAGRWLAERFAEHLQAIG from the coding sequence ATGCAGTGGAATCTGGAACAGATGCGTCTGTTTGTCAGCGTTGCCGAGCAGCGTTCGTTCTCTGCGGTGGCCCGCCATCAGCGCAAGGCACAATCGGCGATCAGTTCGGCAATTGCCCTGCTCGAGGAAGACCTTGGCGTTGTCCTGTTCGAGCGCAGCAGCGGACGCCAGCCCCGGTTGACGGAGGCGGGCGAGTCGCTGCTGGAGGAGGCGCGCGAGGTCCTGCGCCAATGCGAACGGCTCAATGGCCGGGCGCTGGCGCTGGTACGGGGCCAGGAGGCCTGCCTGCGTCTGGCACAGGATGAGGCGATGCCCTACCAGCCGGTGATCGACAGCCTGGAGGCCTTGGCCAATCGCTTCCCCAGCCTCGAGGTGCAACTGACCAGTGCGGCCCAGGGCGATGTCGCGCGCAAGTTGGTGGAACGGCGTGCCGACCTCGGGCTGCTGTTCTACCACGACCAGATTCCCGAGGCCCTGGAGCGGCGGGTGCTGGGCAGTATCGAAATGGTCACGGTCTGCGGCGTCGGCCATCCGATGGCGGATTGGACGCGGGTGAATTGCCAGCAACTGGCGCAGCATCGGCAGTTACTGATGTCCACGCAATCGAGTGCCTACCCCGGCAGCGAGGCGGCCAGCCCGCAGGTCTGGCGCGCCGACAGTTTCTATGTCATGGCCGAATGGCTGATCCGTGGCCTCGGCTGGGCCTGGTTGCCGCGTCATGTGGTGCAGTATCCGACGTATCAGGGACAGATGGTCGAGTTGATCAGTGAGTGGACGCCGCCGGCGCTGGTGGTCGAACTGGTCTGGCGCCGCGATGAACCGTTGGGACCGGCAGGGCGCTGGCTGGCGGAGCGTTTTGCCGAACACTTGCAGGCGATCGGCTGA
- a CDS encoding DMT family transporter, which yields MNAYYYLAIAICAEVIATVSMKAVKGLSTPLPLVLIIVGYAIAFWMLTLVVRTVPVGVAYAVWAGMGIVMVSVAALFLYGQKLDMPAMLGMALIVLGVVVIQLFSKTAGH from the coding sequence ATGAACGCCTACTACTACCTCGCCATCGCCATTTGCGCCGAAGTCATCGCCACCGTTTCGATGAAAGCGGTCAAGGGCCTGAGCACGCCACTACCCCTGGTCCTGATCATCGTCGGTTATGCCATCGCTTTCTGGATGCTGACGCTGGTGGTGCGTACGGTGCCGGTGGGTGTGGCCTACGCGGTCTGGGCCGGCATGGGCATCGTGATGGTCAGCGTCGCCGCGCTGTTCCTCTATGGCCAGAAACTGGACATGCCAGCCATGCTCGGCATGGCCCTGATCGTCCTCGGCGTGGTGGTGATCCAGTTGTTCTCGAAAACCGCCGGGCATTGA
- a CDS encoding NAD(P)/FAD-dependent oxidoreductase: MPSAISTDVLIVGAGVAGLWLNARLRRQGFSTVLVESASLGGGQSVKSQGIIHGGAKYALHGALTGASEAIADMPRRWREALAGHGELDLSEVRRLSDAHYLWSPGTLAGNLTSFFASKAVRGRVDQVKGDQLPPALQHPRFKGKVYRLAELVVDVPSLIERLAALAGDGLLAGTKIEPLRENGQLVGLRVDDREIRAQRIVLSAGAGNAELLQALGLSQPAMQTRPLHMVLVKGPSLKPLYAHCLGGGPKPRITVTTHPAADGQWVWYLGGDIAEAEGVARDSEQQIAEARKELGNLLPWIDLSQSRWATLRVDRAEPQQSGLTRPDNAFLAEDGRLLVGWPTKLALAPDFADRVIANLLRDGIQPGHPPALPELPRPAITQTAWEQLLP, encoded by the coding sequence ATGCCATCCGCTATTTCCACCGATGTCCTGATTGTCGGCGCTGGCGTCGCCGGCCTCTGGCTGAACGCGCGCCTGCGCCGCCAGGGTTTTTCGACGGTGTTGGTGGAGAGTGCCAGCCTCGGCGGCGGCCAGAGCGTGAAGTCCCAGGGCATCATCCATGGTGGCGCCAAGTATGCGCTGCACGGCGCCCTCACCGGCGCGTCGGAAGCCATCGCCGACATGCCGCGCCGCTGGCGCGAGGCCCTGGCCGGCCATGGCGAACTCGACCTGTCCGAGGTACGTCGGCTGTCGGATGCGCATTACCTCTGGTCTCCCGGCACCCTGGCCGGCAACCTCACCAGTTTCTTCGCCAGCAAGGCCGTGCGTGGCAGGGTCGACCAGGTCAAGGGCGATCAGTTGCCGCCGGCCCTGCAGCACCCACGCTTCAAGGGCAAGGTCTATCGACTGGCCGAACTGGTAGTCGACGTTCCCAGCCTCATCGAACGCCTGGCCGCACTGGCCGGCGACGGTTTGCTGGCCGGGACGAAAATCGAACCGTTGCGGGAAAACGGGCAACTGGTCGGCCTGCGCGTCGATGACCGCGAGATCCGCGCCCAGCGCATCGTCCTCAGTGCCGGTGCCGGCAACGCCGAGCTGCTCCAGGCCCTCGGTCTGAGCCAACCGGCCATGCAGACCCGGCCGCTGCACATGGTGCTGGTCAAGGGCCCGAGCCTCAAGCCACTGTACGCCCACTGCCTGGGCGGCGGTCCCAAGCCACGGATCACCGTGACCACCCATCCGGCAGCCGATGGCCAGTGGGTCTGGTACCTTGGCGGCGATATCGCCGAGGCCGAAGGGGTCGCGCGTGACAGCGAGCAGCAGATTGCCGAGGCGCGCAAGGAGCTCGGCAACCTGCTGCCGTGGATCGACCTGAGCCAGAGCCGCTGGGCCACCTTGCGGGTCGATCGCGCCGAACCTCAGCAATCGGGCCTGACCCGTCCGGATAACGCCTTTCTCGCCGAAGACGGACGCCTGCTGGTCGGCTGGCCGACCAAACTGGCGCTGGCGCCGGACTTCGCCGACCGGGTGATCGCCAACCTGCTGCGCGACGGCATCCAGCCCGGCCATCCGCCCGCGCTGCCCGAACTGCCGCGCCCGGCCATCACCCAAACCGCCTGGGAGCAACTGCTGCCATGA